A single Pantoea rwandensis DNA region contains:
- the rnd gene encoding ribonuclease D — MNYTLIDQNSQLAAVCEQARQHDAVALDTEFVRTRTYYPQLGLIQLFDGEQLVLIDPLNISDWTPFIALLQDKQVTKFLHAGGEDLEVFLHRFKCLPDPMIDTQILAAFAGQPLSWGFASMVNHFNQIELDKSESRTDWLARPLTERQCDYAAADVAYLLPIAHQLVEQTQAAGNMAAALSECDNLCQRRLDVLQPEDAWRDITNAWQLRPRQLAALQRLAAWRLNIARQKDMAVNFVVREENLWKVARFMPGSLGELDHLGLNGHEIRFHGKAMVALVAEAQAQDEATLPQPLPNLIDHPHYKQAFKAIKALVLQVSEETGFSQELLASRRQINQVLSVYWGLKSGCRTPELLTGWRGELLQKRIDEILQAL, encoded by the coding sequence GTGAATTACACTTTGATCGACCAAAACAGCCAGCTGGCTGCCGTGTGCGAACAAGCGCGCCAGCATGATGCCGTTGCGCTGGATACTGAATTCGTGCGCACGCGCACTTACTATCCGCAGTTGGGTCTGATCCAGCTGTTCGATGGTGAACAACTGGTTCTGATCGATCCGCTTAACATCAGTGACTGGACGCCGTTCATCGCACTGCTGCAAGACAAGCAGGTGACAAAATTCCTGCACGCCGGTGGCGAAGATCTTGAAGTTTTCTTGCATCGTTTTAAATGCCTGCCCGATCCGATGATCGATACTCAAATCCTGGCGGCCTTCGCTGGGCAGCCGCTGTCATGGGGCTTCGCTTCGATGGTTAATCACTTTAACCAAATCGAACTGGATAAGAGCGAATCCCGTACTGACTGGCTGGCGCGCCCGCTGACTGAGCGTCAATGCGACTATGCTGCAGCAGATGTCGCGTATCTTCTGCCGATTGCCCATCAGTTAGTTGAGCAGACGCAAGCCGCAGGCAACATGGCTGCAGCGCTGAGCGAATGCGATAATCTTTGCCAGCGCCGTCTTGACGTTTTGCAGCCAGAGGATGCATGGCGCGACATCACCAACGCATGGCAGTTGCGTCCGCGCCAGTTGGCAGCGCTGCAACGCCTGGCGGCATGGCGCTTGAACATCGCCCGCCAGAAAGACATGGCCGTGAATTTTGTGGTACGTGAAGAGAATCTGTGGAAAGTAGCGCGCTTTATGCCGGGTAGCCTGGGGGAACTCGATCATCTGGGCCTGAACGGTCATGAAATCCGCTTCCACGGGAAAGCGATGGTGGCGCTGGTGGCGGAAGCTCAGGCTCAGGATGAAGCGACCTTGCCACAACCGTTGCCCAATCTGATTGACCATCCACATTACAAACAGGCATTTAAAGCCATCAAAGCGCTGGTGTTACAGGTAAGCGAAGAGACGGGTTTCAGTCAGGAGCTATTGGCTTCACGTCGCCAAATCAATCAGGTGTTAAGCGTTTACTGGGGTTTGAAAAGCGGATGCCGTACACCAGAATTACTGACTGGCTGGCGTGGTGAATTGCTGCAAAAACGAATCGACGAGATCCTGCAGGCGCTATAA
- the minC gene encoding septum site-determining protein MinC, producing the protein MSQTPIEFKGSSFTLSVVHLHHSQPEVIRQALQDKIDQAPAFLQNAPVVLNVSALNGDINWKQMQQAVIATGLRIVGVSGCKDEALKKMIARAGLPVLSEGKENRKRAEAPVAEDAPPIVAPVAETASKTRIINTPVRSGQQIYARNADLIVTNSVSAGAELVADGNIHIYGMMRGRALAGASGERDSQIFCTNLAAELVSIAGEYWIMDQIPAEFFGKAARLCLKEGALTIQTLY; encoded by the coding sequence ATGTCGCAAACGCCAATCGAATTCAAGGGAAGCAGTTTTACCCTGTCAGTGGTTCATCTGCACCATTCACAACCCGAGGTGATTCGTCAGGCGCTGCAGGACAAAATCGACCAGGCACCTGCGTTTTTGCAGAATGCGCCGGTGGTGCTCAATGTGTCAGCGCTGAACGGTGACATCAACTGGAAGCAGATGCAGCAGGCGGTCATCGCCACTGGTTTACGGATTGTTGGTGTCAGCGGTTGTAAAGATGAAGCCCTGAAAAAGATGATTGCCCGAGCAGGCTTGCCGGTGTTGTCAGAAGGCAAAGAGAATCGCAAGCGTGCAGAAGCGCCAGTGGCAGAAGATGCGCCGCCGATCGTGGCACCGGTGGCTGAAACCGCCAGTAAAACCCGCATCATCAATACGCCAGTGCGCTCAGGCCAACAAATTTACGCACGGAATGCCGACCTTATCGTCACCAACAGCGTCAGCGCCGGTGCCGAACTGGTGGCAGACGGCAATATTCATATTTACGGCATGATGCGTGGTCGTGCGCTGGCGGGTGCCAGTGGCGAACGTGACAGCCAGATTTTTTGTACCAACCTCGCAGCCGAGTTGGTCTCTATTGCCGGGGAATATTGGATCATGGATCAGATACCGGCGGAATTCTTTGGTAAAGCCGCGCGCCTGTGCCTTAAAGAGGGCGCGCTCACCATTCAGACACTTTATTAG
- the dsbB gene encoding disulfide bond formation protein DsbB yields the protein MLRYLNQCSRGRGAWLLLALTALAFELTALFFQHVMGLKPCVMCIYERCALFGVMGAGIVGAFAPKSLPLRWAAILIWLYSAYKGLMLSIEHTNIQLHPNPFVTCDFAARFPTWLPLDKWLPSVFVASGDCAERSWTFLTWSMPQWMIVIFAAYLLVGALVLIAQPFKPKRRDLFSR from the coding sequence ATGTTGCGATATTTGAATCAATGCTCACGAGGACGCGGGGCATGGTTATTGCTGGCTCTGACAGCACTGGCTTTTGAACTGACTGCACTCTTCTTTCAACACGTCATGGGACTGAAACCCTGCGTGATGTGTATCTACGAACGTTGTGCGCTGTTTGGCGTCATGGGTGCAGGTATCGTTGGCGCGTTCGCCCCGAAGTCCCTGCCACTGCGCTGGGCCGCTATCCTGATTTGGCTCTACAGCGCTTATAAGGGCTTAATGCTTTCGATTGAACATACGAATATTCAGCTGCACCCGAATCCGTTTGTCACTTGTGACTTTGCCGCGCGCTTCCCGACCTGGCTGCCGTTGGATAAATGGCTGCCATCGGTATTTGTAGCCAGCGGTGATTGTGCTGAACGCAGCTGGACATTCCTGACATGGAGTATGCCGCAGTGGATGATCGTCATCTTTGCCGCGTATCTGCTGGTTGGGGCACTGGTACTGATTGCCCAGCCGTTTAAGCCAAAACGCCGCGATCTGTTTAGCCGCTAA
- the fadR gene encoding fatty acid metabolism transcriptional regulator FadR — protein sequence MVIKAQSPAGFAEEYIIESIWNSRFPPGSILPAERELSELIGVTRTTLREVLQRLARDGWLTIQHGKPTRVNDFWETSGLNILETLARLDHDSVPQLIDNLLSVRTNIASIFISRALRHHPDKAREVLETALSEEDKAEAYTELDYRVFRGLAFASGNPIYGLILNGLKGLYTRVGRHYFSNSEARQQARSFYRQLADLCSVNPTQDQIVDTVREYGRRSGEIWHSMQKSMPDDLASKR from the coding sequence ATGGTGATTAAGGCGCAAAGCCCCGCAGGATTTGCTGAAGAGTATATTATTGAAAGCATCTGGAACAGTCGCTTTCCGCCGGGGTCTATTCTGCCTGCTGAACGTGAGCTTTCTGAACTGATTGGCGTCACGCGCACTACGCTGCGTGAAGTTTTACAGCGTCTGGCACGTGATGGATGGTTAACCATTCAGCATGGTAAACCCACGCGCGTGAATGATTTCTGGGAAACCTCCGGTCTTAACATTCTCGAAACGCTTGCCCGCCTCGATCACGATAGCGTACCGCAGTTGATTGATAATCTGCTGTCGGTGCGTACCAATATCGCGTCGATTTTTATCAGCCGCGCACTGCGCCATCATCCGGACAAAGCGCGCGAGGTGCTGGAAACTGCACTGAGCGAAGAGGATAAAGCAGAAGCTTACACCGAACTGGATTATCGCGTGTTCCGTGGTTTGGCCTTTGCCTCCGGTAACCCGATTTATGGATTGATCCTGAACGGTTTGAAAGGGCTGTATACCCGCGTGGGGCGCCACTACTTCTCTAATTCTGAGGCGCGTCAGCAGGCTCGTAGCTTCTATCGTCAACTGGCGGATTTGTGCAGTGTGAATCCCACACAGGACCAGATTGTCGATACAGTACGTGAGTATGGTCGTCGCAGTGGAGAAATCTGGCATAGCATGCAAAAAAGCATGCCCGATGATTTAGCCAGCAAGCGCTAA
- a CDS encoding YcgN family cysteine cluster protein, with protein sequence MTEQPFWQTKRLDQMDDAEWESLCDGCGQCCLNKLQDADTDEIYFTNVACNQLNIKTCQCRNYERRFEFEEDCIKLTRENLTTFNWLPRTCAYRLLGEGGTLPAWHPLVAGSKKAMHAQRISVRYIAVRESEVRDWEDHIIDRPDRNG encoded by the coding sequence ATGACTGAACAACCTTTCTGGCAGACAAAACGCCTTGACCAAATGGACGATGCAGAGTGGGAATCACTGTGCGACGGCTGCGGCCAGTGCTGCCTGAATAAGTTGCAGGATGCGGACACCGACGAAATCTATTTCACCAATGTGGCCTGCAATCAGCTGAACATCAAAACCTGCCAGTGCCGTAACTACGAGCGCCGGTTTGAATTTGAAGAGGACTGTATCAAGCTGACGCGTGAAAACCTCACCACCTTTAACTGGTTGCCGCGCACCTGCGCCTATCGTCTGTTAGGCGAAGGCGGCACATTGCCTGCCTGGCATCCATTGGTGGCCGGTTCGAAAAAAGCGATGCATGCGCAGCGTATCTCGGTGCGGTATATCGCGGTGCGGGAGAGTGAAGTGCGCGACTGGGAAGATCACATTATCGATCGGCCCGATCGTAACGGTTGA
- a CDS encoding fumarylacetoacetate hydrolase family protein, whose protein sequence is MYQHRNWQGALLDYPVSKVVCVGSNYAKHIKEMGSATPTEPVVFIKPETAVCDLRQPLSIPANFGEVHHEVELAVLIGSTLKQASEEHVVKAIAGYGVALDLTLRDVQAGLKKAGQPWEKSKGFDNSCPLSGFIPVSEFSGDPQDTELKLVVNGEVRQHGSTADMIHKILPLIAYMSQYFTLRAGDVILTGTPEGVGPMRSGDKLEISLAGHGITTRVL, encoded by the coding sequence ATGTATCAGCATCGTAACTGGCAGGGCGCTTTGTTGGATTATCCCGTCAGCAAAGTGGTTTGCGTAGGCAGCAACTATGCGAAGCACATCAAGGAAATGGGCAGCGCCACGCCGACAGAACCGGTGGTGTTTATCAAACCGGAAACGGCGGTGTGCGATCTGCGTCAGCCGCTCTCAATTCCCGCTAACTTCGGCGAAGTGCATCACGAAGTGGAACTGGCAGTGTTGATTGGATCAACACTGAAGCAAGCCAGTGAAGAGCATGTGGTGAAGGCCATTGCCGGATATGGCGTGGCACTGGATCTGACGCTGCGCGATGTGCAGGCGGGCTTAAAAAAAGCCGGGCAGCCGTGGGAAAAATCCAAAGGGTTTGATAACTCCTGCCCGCTGTCAGGTTTTATTCCGGTTTCTGAATTCAGCGGCGACCCGCAAGACACCGAACTGAAACTGGTGGTGAATGGTGAAGTGCGCCAGCATGGCAGCACGGCGGATATGATTCACAAAATCCTGCCGCTGATTGCCTATATGAGTCAGTACTTTACGCTGCGCGCCGGCGATGTGATTCTGACGGGCACCCCGGAAGGTGTCGGGCCAATGCGATCTGGCGATAAACTCGAAATCTCGCTGGCCGGTCACGGAATTACCACCCGCGTACTGTAA
- a CDS encoding YcgL domain-containing protein, with amino-acid sequence MFCVIYRSPQREQTYLYVEKKDDFSRVPEELLRGFGKPQLAMVLSLDKREKLANADINKVKQGLSDQGYYLQIPPPVESLLNIHLDQSKKV; translated from the coding sequence ATGTTTTGTGTGATCTACAGAAGCCCGCAACGTGAACAAACTTATCTTTATGTTGAAAAAAAAGACGATTTTTCGCGCGTTCCTGAAGAACTGCTGCGTGGCTTTGGTAAACCCCAGTTAGCAATGGTGCTGTCACTGGACAAACGCGAAAAACTGGCTAATGCAGATATCAATAAAGTTAAGCAAGGTTTGAGCGATCAAGGCTATTATTTACAGATCCCACCACCGGTTGAAAGTCTGCTCAACATTCATCTTGATCAGAGTAAAAAAGTTTAA
- the minD gene encoding septum site-determining protein MinD, translating to MARIIVVTSGKGGVGKTTSSAAIATGLAQKGKKTVVIDFDIGLRNLDLIMGCERRVVYDFVNVIQGDATLNQALIRDKRTEQLYILPASQTRDKDALTREGVEKVLNDLAAMEFDFIVCDSPAGIETGALMALYFADEAIITTNPEVSSVRDSDRILGIISSKSRRAENSQDPVKEHLLLTRYNPGRVTRGDMLSMEDVLEILRIPLVGVIPEDQSVLRASNQGEPVILDANSDAGKAYADTVDRLLGEERPFRFIEEEKKGFLKRLFGG from the coding sequence ATGGCACGCATCATTGTAGTTACATCGGGTAAAGGGGGCGTTGGCAAGACCACGTCAAGCGCGGCCATCGCAACCGGTTTAGCGCAGAAAGGCAAGAAAACTGTCGTGATCGATTTTGATATCGGTCTGCGTAACCTCGACCTGATCATGGGCTGTGAACGCCGTGTGGTTTATGACTTCGTCAACGTCATCCAGGGCGATGCAACACTGAACCAGGCACTGATTCGTGACAAGCGCACGGAGCAACTCTATATTCTGCCTGCTTCACAAACACGTGATAAAGATGCGCTGACCCGCGAAGGCGTGGAAAAAGTATTAAACGACCTGGCCGCGATGGAGTTCGACTTCATCGTATGTGATTCCCCTGCGGGTATCGAAACCGGTGCGTTGATGGCACTGTACTTTGCGGATGAAGCGATTATCACCACCAACCCGGAAGTCTCTTCCGTGCGTGACTCCGACCGCATCCTCGGCATTATCTCTTCTAAATCGCGTCGTGCTGAAAACAGCCAGGACCCGGTGAAAGAACATCTGCTACTGACACGTTATAACCCAGGCCGCGTGACGCGTGGCGACATGCTGAGCATGGAAGACGTGCTGGAGATTCTGCGTATACCACTGGTGGGTGTGATCCCGGAAGATCAGTCGGTACTTCGTGCTTCTAACCAGGGTGAGCCGGTCATTCTCGACGCTAACTCTGACGCCGGTAAAGCTTACGCTGATACCGTAGATCGCCTGCTTGGCGAAGAACGCCCCTTCCGCTTTATTGAAGAAGAGAAGAAGGGTTTCCTGAAACGCCTGTTCGGGGGATAA